GTTGGTAATCGAGACCTGTTTGAGAAAAAACATGAACTCCACTGTAAGAGGTATTTGTATTTGTGTTGATTATTTCCATAGTATAGCCGCCAGTGTATGTGCTAGGGTTTTGGTAACCTATACTACATATTTCTCCTGCAGCATTAATTTTAACAGAATATTCATGGGTTTCTAAATCCATAAATTCGGCTAAGTCGTCATATCCATTTGCTGCTGAATAAGCATTAGTAATTGCAGATGATACATAAGTAGTGTCGCAAACATTATTTGTAGGGTTATTGTCGTTGTCGCAACTATTAATGAGTATTACAAAAAATGAAAATAAAAGTGCTTTAAAAGTTTTCATAATGTTTAATTTAGAGTTTATATCATTATATAAACAGGGCAACTAATTTGTTACCCTGTTTTGGGAATTATTTTTAATTTTTTTAGTGTTGAGGTTGACTCATAATTATTTTTGAGATTACAGCATCGCCAGAAGCAACTAATTGTATCATTTTATTAGCATAATCTTCAGAAGAGGCATATCCTTTTGCAGAACCTGTTTCAGTTTCAACTTCCCAAAAATAATTTCTATTGGTGTTGATTTCAGATTTTAGAACCAAGTAACTTTGAATTTCAGTTCCTAAAACAATTTCGCTAGAGCTAGAAATAGCAATCATTTCTTTTGCATTTTCAAGAGTAAGGGAAGTTCCTGAATAGATGCCTTTGTCTGTTTCAACTTTCCAGTCAAACACTTGAGCTATGTTTTCTCTTGTTAGAGTTACAACTTCAGTTGAAGTGTTGAAGGGTGTTTTTTCATTTGTAGCGTTTACGTTTAATATTGATAAAGCTACTGTTGCGATAATTAAAATTGATTTTTTCATGATTTTTAATTTATGGATTAATTAAAATTTTTGTTTAAGCATTTCTGCTGTTACACCCTTATATCAAAACCATTTAAAAATTGTTACCTGTTTATTTTAAACTTTTTTTAAATTAGCAGTAAATACAAGGGTTAATGAGCGAAAAAAAAATACATGAAGACCAAAAGTATATTGATGGATTGTTGAAAAACAACTCTTTTATTATACAGGCTATTTATAATAAATTCGTACCTAAGGTTATTAATTACATAAAGCAGAACAGTGGCGATGCAGACCAGGCACAAGACATTATACAGGATACTTTAATAACAATATATAATCAAGCAAGCGAAAAGAAATTAGAGCTTACCTGTCCGTTTGATGCGTATTTCTTTTTACTGTGTAAGCGTAAATGGTTAAATGAATTAAAAAAATCTTCAAATAAACAGGTAACAATTAATGAAGAAGTTTTATATAAAGATGACGACGCTCAAGAACTAGCATTTGAAACAGAGGTATTTGGTGAAAAACAAGCTTTATTTACTGAAATGTTTCAAAAATTAGGAAACGCTTGTAAAGAATTATTAACAGCTACTTTTAAAATAAAATCGATGGAAGAAGTAGCGTTAAGTTTAGGTGTAACATATGCTTACGCTCGAAAAAAGAAATCTTTATGCATAGGCAAATTAACTGAGCTGGTTCAAGAGTCGCCCAAGTTTAACCAACTTAATAATTAACTGTTATGGAGAATCCCGATTACATATTATTTGAAAATTATCTTTTAGGAGATCTTTCTAAGGAAGAAATAATTGCTTTTGAAACCCGTTTGGAAAGCGATTTAAAATTCAAAAATAGTTTTAATACTTATAAAGAATTGTCTTCCTTTTTAGAACATAAATTTGAAAATGAACCTAATTCAACAGCATTTCAAAATAACTTAAAGTCTATTTCTAAAACCTATTTTGAAAAGCAAGAATCATCTAAAAAAGTTATTAGGTTTAAACCTTGGCAATATGCCATAGCTGCTAGTATCGCTTTGTTAATTGGAATAACGTTGTTTAATAACCTTTCAAGCCCAATTTATAGTGATTATGCGAATTACGAAAGTATCAGTTTAACGGTTAGAGGCAGTCAAGATGGCTTATTGAAAACAGCTGAAAAGGCTTTTAATAGTAAAGACTTTGTTACTGCAGAAGTGGCCTTTAAAGAATTGCTATTAACAGATGAGCAAAATTCTGAGTTACAGTTTTACAGAGGAGTTACTAATATTGAGTTGAATAATTTTGCCATTGCAGATTGGTTGCTAGAAGGATTGAAAGAAGGACAATCGGTATATAAAAATAAAGCGACTTGGTATTTGGCATTAAGTAATTTAAAACAAAAAAAATACGATGTTTGTTTAGAAATCTTAAAAGAACTTCCTGAAGATGCTGATGATTATGATAGAGCACAAAAACTTATAAAGAAGTTAGATTGATGTCTGTCAAGTCCCGCATTGTTGAGAAATAAAAATATTTTTGAGTTTAAAGAATTTGGACCTCACAGGTTTTAAAGCCTGTGAGGTCTTTTCATTTGTGAAAATTTGTGAAATTCGTGTCAAACTTTAAATACTTCATTATTTTTACCAAATGATTATTACCGATACCCATACTCATTTATATAGTGAAGCTTTTGATGAAGATAGAAACGCCATGATTACACGAGCATTAGATGAAGGAATTTCACGTTTTTTTATTCCAGCCATCGATTCTACGTATACAGAATCGATGTTGCAGTTAGAAAACGATTATCCAAATAATGTATTTTTAATGATGGGTCTGCACCCAACACATGTAAAAGATAATTATAAAGAGGAGTTGAAGCATGTTGAAGAGATGCTGGCAAATCATAAGTTTTATGCTGTGGGTGAAATAGGTGTTGATTTATATTGGGATAAATCGACACTCGATATTCAGCTTGAAGCTTTTAAATACCAAATTCAATTAGCTAAAAAACACAAGTTGCCCATAGTAATTCATTGTAGAGAGGCCTTTGATGCCATATTTGAAGTTTTAGAGGCAGAGAAGAGTGATGATTTATATGGAATATTTCATTGTTTTACTGGTACTTTAGAACAAGCGCATCAAGCCATCTCCTATAACATGAAATTAGGTATTGGTGGAGTTACTACTTTTAAAAACGGAAAAATCGATCAGTTTTTAAGTCAAATAGACTTAAACCATATTGTATTAGAAACCGATTCACCTTATTTGGCACCAACACCATATCGAGGGAAGCGTAATGAAAGTGCTTATATAATAAAGGTGTTGGAAAAATTATCAGAAATATATACTGTACCTTTAGAAACAATAGCTGAAACAACTACGCAAAACTCCAAAGACGTATTCGGAATTTAAATGAGCAAATTAAAACCAAACATACTACTTATATATACTGGTGGCACCATTGGTATGATTAAAGATTCTAAAACGGGAGTATTAAAGGCTTTTGACTTTAAAAATCTTTTAGATAAAATTCCGGAGCTCCAACTGTTAGATTGCCATATTGAAACGGTTTCTTTTGAGGAACCTATAGATTCTAGCAATATGAATCCAATATACTGGATTAAAATTGCTGAAATTATAGAAGAAAATTATAATGAATTTGATGGGTTTGTCGTGCTTCATGGAAGTGATACCATGAGTTATACAGCATCGGCTTTAAGTTTTATGTTAGAAAATTTAGCAAAACCAGTGGTGTTTACAGGTTCTCAATTACCAATAGGCGATTTAAGAACGGATGCAAAAGAAAACTTAATCACCTCCATTCAAATGGCGTCTTTACAAGAGAACGGTATACCTTTGGTTAAAGAAGTTTGTTTATATTTTGAATATAAATTGTACCGAGCTAATAGAACTACGAAACTTAATGCCGAAAATTTTAAAGCATTTGCATCATTAAATTATCCTGAATTAGCCGAATCGGGAGTACATTTAAAAATTAATAACGATTATTTATGGAAGCCAGACACCGAAAAAAACTTAATTGTTCATAAAAATTTAGAGACCAACATAGCACTTATTAAATTATTTCCGGGGATATCTGAGCCTTTTTTGAAGACTATATTCGCTATTCCTAGTCTAAAAGCAGTCATTTTAGAGACCTATGGCTCTGGAAATTGCACTACAGAAGTATGGTTTATTAATCTTTTAGAAAAAATAATTAAAAAAGGAGTACATATTATAAATGTAACACAATGCGTAGGAGGAAGTGTGATGATGGGGCATTATGAAACAAGTAATCAGCTGAAAACCATAGGGGTTATTTCTGGAAAAGACATGACAACAGAAGCGGCAGTTAGTAAATTAATGTATCTTTTAGGAAAAAATATACCAAAAAAAACTTTCAAAATTATCTATGAAAAGGCGTTGAGAGGTGAATTGTTTTAAAATTAACTCATAAAATTTTAGTGTTCAAAGTTTTTTTTGTTATTTGTCCACCCATAAAAAAGTACAATATAAAATAAAGAGAGGTGGCCGAGTGGTCGAAGGCGCACGCCTGGAAAGTGTGTATACCTCAAAAGGGTATCGAGGGTTCGAATCCCTTCCTCTCTGCTGTTATTTTTATTTTTTTATTGTATTTTTTTTATATCTTTAACACATTAATTAACTAATAAAATTAAGATTTAGAACATGAAAAGATTATTTTCTATCCTTGCCATAACAGGAATGATGGCTTTTGGAACTGTTAATGCAACTACGAATGCAAACACAAGTACAGTTGCAACAACTGTAGCAAGTATGACACAAGATGACACTGCAGAACTAGCAGAAGAACTTGGGTTTCATCAAGAATTAAAAAAGAGATTTATTGAAGGAGGTCCTGGATTTATGGGGATTGTGTTATTATGTTTAATTCTTGGATTAGCCATTGCTATAGAAAGAATTATCTTTTTAAATCTTTCAACTACAAACACAAAAAAATTAACTCAAGAGGTTGAAGATGCACTTGCTTCTGGAGGTGTTGAAGCAGCTAAAGAAGTTTGCAGAAACACAAAAGGACCTATTGCTTCTATCTATTATCAAGGTTTAGATAGAACGGATGAAGGTTTAGACGCTGTTGAAAAAGCTGTTGTAGCTTATGGTGGTGTTCAAATGGGTCAATTAGAGAAAAATGTATCTTGGATTTCATTATTTATCGCATTAGCACCAATGTTAGGTTTCATGGGAACTGTAATAGGTATGATTAATGCATTTGATAAAATTGAAGCTGCTGGAGATATGCAACCATCACTTGTTGCTGGAGGTATTAAAATCGCACTTTTAACAACAGTATTTGGTCTTGTTGTTGCGATGATTCTTCAAGTTTTTTATAATTATATTATTGCTAAGATTGATAGTATTGTTAACGATATGGAAGATGCTTCTATCACGTTAATGGATCTTTTAATCAGAAATAAAAAGTAATAATTAAAACAAAAAATCATGAATTTATATAAAATACTCAAGTATTTAGCTTATGCTCTTGGTATTATTGGTGCTGTTTTCGCACTAATGCTAATGACCACAGATTCAGAAAGCATGATTGATAATATATTAGTGGTTACTTATATTGCACTTTTTATTGTCATAGCTTTAATACTTATATATGTGCTTAAAGGCATATTTGCAGGGAATATCAAAAAAACCTTAACAACCGTTGGATTGTTTTTAGGAGTTGTTTTGATTTCTTACTTTATGTCGTCTGGTACAGATTTAGATTTAAAGCAATTTAACGACAAAGGTTTAGGCATTACAGAAGGAATATCTAAGAACGTAGGAGCAGGTTTATATGCTTTTTACTTTCTTGCGGTAATTGCAGTAGTTGCAACTTTTCTTTCTAGTGCGAAAAAACTATTAAATAGATAAATTATGGCAAAAAGAGCAGCACCAGAAGTAAATGCAGGCTCCATGGCCGACATTGCGTTCTTACTATTAATATTTTTCTTAGTAACAACCACTATTGAAACGGATTCTGGATTAAACAGAAAGCTACCGCCTATCGAGGATAATGTAGAACCGCCTATTATTAAGCAAAAAAATATTTTTACTGTACTTTTAAATGGTAAAGATCAATTGCTTGTTGAAGACGAATTAATGGAGCTTAAAGATTTAAGAAAAGCAGCCACAGAGTTTTTAGACAATGGTGGTGATCGTACTTGTGATTATTGTAATGGAAAGAAGGATCCTGAATCTTCAGACAATCCAGACAAAGCTGTTATATCATTAAAGAATGAGCGCGAAACAACTTACAAGACTTATATAGCAGTTCAAAATGAATTAGTAGCAGCATATAACGATTTAAGAAATATTAGAGCTCAAGCTTTATATGGTAAATCTTTTGTCGAAATGGAAGCGAACCTTAACGATGTTAATTGGCCAGGAAATAAAGCAAAGCTAAAAGAGCAACTTGAGAAAATAAAAATCGAGTATCCTCAAAAGCTTTCGGAAGTACAAAATTAAAATTTAACACCTTATTATGGCTAAATTTAAAAAGAAACAAGGCGGAGAAATGCCAGCAATATCAAC
The genomic region above belongs to Mariniflexile litorale and contains:
- a CDS encoding biopolymer transporter ExbD; amino-acid sequence: MAKRAAPEVNAGSMADIAFLLLIFFLVTTTIETDSGLNRKLPPIEDNVEPPIIKQKNIFTVLLNGKDQLLVEDELMELKDLRKAATEFLDNGGDRTCDYCNGKKDPESSDNPDKAVISLKNERETTYKTYIAVQNELVAAYNDLRNIRAQALYGKSFVEMEANLNDVNWPGNKAKLKEQLEKIKIEYPQKLSEVQN
- a CDS encoding sigma-70 family RNA polymerase sigma factor, producing the protein MSEKKIHEDQKYIDGLLKNNSFIIQAIYNKFVPKVINYIKQNSGDADQAQDIIQDTLITIYNQASEKKLELTCPFDAYFFLLCKRKWLNELKKSSNKQVTINEEVLYKDDDAQELAFETEVFGEKQALFTEMFQKLGNACKELLTATFKIKSMEEVALSLGVTYAYARKKKSLCIGKLTELVQESPKFNQLNN
- a CDS encoding asparaginase — its product is MSKLKPNILLIYTGGTIGMIKDSKTGVLKAFDFKNLLDKIPELQLLDCHIETVSFEEPIDSSNMNPIYWIKIAEIIEENYNEFDGFVVLHGSDTMSYTASALSFMLENLAKPVVFTGSQLPIGDLRTDAKENLITSIQMASLQENGIPLVKEVCLYFEYKLYRANRTTKLNAENFKAFASLNYPELAESGVHLKINNDYLWKPDTEKNLIVHKNLETNIALIKLFPGISEPFLKTIFAIPSLKAVILETYGSGNCTTEVWFINLLEKIIKKGVHIINVTQCVGGSVMMGHYETSNQLKTIGVISGKDMTTEAAVSKLMYLLGKNIPKKTFKIIYEKALRGELF
- a CDS encoding MotA/TolQ/ExbB proton channel family protein, coding for MKRLFSILAITGMMAFGTVNATTNANTSTVATTVASMTQDDTAELAEELGFHQELKKRFIEGGPGFMGIVLLCLILGLAIAIERIIFLNLSTTNTKKLTQEVEDALASGGVEAAKEVCRNTKGPIASIYYQGLDRTDEGLDAVEKAVVAYGGVQMGQLEKNVSWISLFIALAPMLGFMGTVIGMINAFDKIEAAGDMQPSLVAGGIKIALLTTVFGLVVAMILQVFYNYIIAKIDSIVNDMEDASITLMDLLIRNKK
- a CDS encoding TatD family hydrolase, giving the protein MIITDTHTHLYSEAFDEDRNAMITRALDEGISRFFIPAIDSTYTESMLQLENDYPNNVFLMMGLHPTHVKDNYKEELKHVEEMLANHKFYAVGEIGVDLYWDKSTLDIQLEAFKYQIQLAKKHKLPIVIHCREAFDAIFEVLEAEKSDDLYGIFHCFTGTLEQAHQAISYNMKLGIGGVTTFKNGKIDQFLSQIDLNHIVLETDSPYLAPTPYRGKRNESAYIIKVLEKLSEIYTVPLETIAETTTQNSKDVFGI